Proteins co-encoded in one Nicotiana sylvestris chromosome 7, ASM39365v2, whole genome shotgun sequence genomic window:
- the LOC104216750 gene encoding glutamate receptor 3.4, whose translation MEANLQRKRAFLLLVTWIWVPMAVLGGTGNNNTGNATAPLSPSSSSRPKFVNIGALFTANSVIGKSAEPALVAAVNDVNSDSTILSGTKLNLIIQDTNCSGFVGTVDALQLMEKEVVAIIGPQSSGIAHVISHIMNELQVPLLSFATDPTLSALQYSYFLRTVPNDYFQMYAIADVVDYFGWKEVIAIFVDDDNGRNGISVLGDALAKKRAKVSYKAAFSPGASSSEIDDLLVSVNLMEARVYVVHVNPDTGISIFSKAKNLGMMTGGYVWITTDWLPSFLDSSDSVNPETMDLIQGVVALRHHTPDSNQKKMFASQWKNFKDVETSGFNSYALYAYDTIWLLARALDLFFKEGGNVTFSNDPRLRDTNGSALHLSSMQVFDQGQKLFQILVGMNVTGLTGQIQFDSEKNLIHPAYDVLNIGGTGLRTVGYWSNYSGLSVVPPEVLYSKPPNTSTSTQHLYNVIWPGETVTRPRGWVFPHNGKPLRIAVPFRVTFKEFVHKDKGPSGVKGYCIDVFEAAIDLLPYPVPHVYILYGDGKRNPSFKNLVNDVLTNKYDAAVGDVTITTNRTRIVDFTQPYMESGLVVVAPIKEIKSSPWAFLKPFTLQMWSVTGIFFLFVGTVVWILEHRHNPEFRGPPRQQLVTVFWFSFSTMFFAHRENTMSTLGRLVLIFWLFVVLIINSSYTASLTSILTVQQLSSGIQGIDSLISSSDPIGVQDGSFAYNYLIEELGVSESRLRILKTEEEYVSALEKGPQGGGVAGIVDELPYVELFLSNNKCIFRTVGQEFTKGGWGFAFQRDSPLAVDLSTAILQLSENGELQRIHDKWLTNNGCSSQSNQVDDTHLSLKSFWGLFLICAIACVLALIVFFCRVYCQFRRYDPEPEEPEISEPESARPSRRTLRSVSFKDLIDFVDRRESEIKEILKRKSSDNKRHQTQSSDGQPSSPV comes from the exons ATGGAGGCCAATTTACAAAGGAAGAGAGCATTTCTTTTGTTGGTTACATGGATTTGGGTGCCTATGGCAGTTCTTGGAGGGACTGGGAATAATAACACAGGAAATGCTACTGCTCCTTtatctccatcttcttcttctaggCCAAAGTTTGTGAATATTGGAGCTTTATTCACAGCTAATTCTGTTATTGGAAAGTCTGCAGAGCCAGCCCTTGTAGCTGCAGTTAATGATGTTAACTCAGATTCTACCATTCTCAGTGGAACCAAATTGAACCTCATTATTCAGGATACAAATTGCAGTGGATTTGTTGGAACTGTTGATG CTTTGCAGCTGATGGAGAAAGAAGTAGTTGCTATAATCGGTCCACAATCCTCGGGCATAGCACATGTCATTTCCCATATTATGAATGAACTTCAGGTCCCTCTTTTGTCTTTTGCAACAGATCCTACTCTATCCGCTCTGCAATACTCCTATTTCCTTAGAACTGTTCCAAACGATTACTTCCAAATGTATGCTATAGCTGATGTGGTTGATTATTTTGGATGGAAAGAGGTTATAGCCATATTTGTTGATGATGATAATGGTAGAAATGGGATATCTGTGTTGGGTGATGCCCTTGCAAAGAAGCGTGCCAAGGTCTCTTACAAAGCTGCCTTTTCTCCTGGAGCCAGTAGTAGTGAGATTGATGATTTGTTAGTTAGTGTAAACCTTATGGAGGCACGAGTATATGTTGTTCATGTAAATCCTGATACTGGGATATCCATTTTCTCAAAGGCAAAGAATCTGGGAATGATGACCGGTGGCTATGTTTGGATCACTACTGATTGGCTTCCATCCTTTTTGGATTCTTCAGATTCCGTTAATCCAGAAACTATGGACCTTATACAGGGAGTTGTTGCACTTCGCCATCACACCCCAGATTCTAATCAGAAAAAGATGTTTGCATCACAATGGAAAAACTTTAAGGATGTTGAAACTTCAGGTTTTAATTCTTATGCACTCTACGCTTACGATACCATTTGGCTACTTGCTCGAGCTCTCGACCTTTTCTTCAAGGAAGGTGGAAATGTTACCTTCTCTAATGACCCCAGATTACGTGATACAAATGGAAGTGCTTTGCATTTGTCGTCCATGCAAGTTTTTGACCAAGGACAGAAATTATTTCAGATACTCGTTGGCATGAATGTCACAGGTTTAACTGGCCAGATTCAGTTTGATTCTGAGAAGAATTTGATTCATCCAGCGTATGATGTTCTTAACATTGGTGGAACTGGATTACGCACGGTAGGTTATTGGTCAAACTATTCTGGTCTATCAGTTGTACCTCCAGAGGTTTTATACTCAAAACCTCCAAACACTTCAACCAGTACCCAACATCTTTACAATGTCATATGGCCAGGAGAAACTGTTACTCGACCTCGAGGATGGGTGTTTCCGCATAATGGAAAGCCTCTGCGAATTGCTGTGCCGTTTCGTGTTACTTTTAAAGAGTTTGTGCATAAAGATAAAGGACCTTCCGGGGTAAAAGGATATTGCATCGATGTTTTTGAGGCTGCAATAGATTTGTTGCCTTACCCTGTTCCTCATGTCTATATTCTGTATGGAGATGGCAAGAGAAATCCCTCGTTCAAGAACCTGGTGAACGACGTCTTAACAAAT AAATATGATGCAGCTGTTGGGGATGTCACGATTACTACAAATCGCACAAGGATTGTGGACTTCACACAACCTTACATGGAATCTGGGCTTGTCGTAGTTGCTCCTATCAAAGAGATCAAATCCAGCCCTTGGGCATTCCTTAAGCCATTTACCCTCCAAATGTGGTCCGTAACTGGGATTTTCTTTCTCTTCGTTGGAACTGTCGTTTGGATTCTTGAGCATCGACATAATCCTGAATTCCGTGGTCCGCCAAGGCAGCAACTTGTTACAGTTTTTTG GTTTAGTTTCTCAACAATGTTTTTCGCACACA GAGAAAACACAATGAGCACCTTGGGACGCTTAGTGCTCATCTTCTGGCTCTTTGTCGTTCTAATTATCAATTCGAGCTATACAGCTAGCTTGACATCTATCCTGACGGTGCAGCAGCTGTCTTCAGGAATTCAAGGAATTGACAGTTTAATTTCAAGTAGTGATCCAATAGGAGTCCAGGATGGGTCATTTGCATATAATTACCTCATTGAAGAGCTAGGTGTTTCAGAATCACGGCTTCGTATATTGAAAACTGAAGAGGAATATGTCAGCGCCCTCGAGAAAGGCCCACAAGGTGGCGGTGTTGCTGGCATTGTCGATGAGCTCCCTTATGTTGAGCTCTTCTTATCCAACAACAAATGCATATTCAGGACAGTAGGGCAGGAGTTCACTAAGGGCGGATGGGGCTtt GCATTTCAAAGGGACTCTCCGCTGGCTGTTGATCTGTCAACTGCAATTCTTCAACTGTCAGAAAACGGTGAACTCCAAAGGATCCATGACAAATGGCTAACGAACAATGGATGCTCTTCACAAAGCAACCAAGTTGATGATACTCATCTTTCTCTCAAGAGCTTCTGGGGCCTATTTCTCATATGCGCCATTGCTTGCGTCCTTGCTCTTATAGTGTTTTTCTGCAGGGTATACTGTCAATTCCGGAGGTATGACCCCGAGCCAGAGGAGCCGGAGATCAGTGAACCAGAATCTGCACGACCTAGTAGGCGTACCCTCCGCTCCGTTAGCTTTAAGGACTTGATAGACTTTGTCGATAGAAGAGAAAGTGAAATTAAGGAAATACTCAAGCGTAAGAGTAGTGATAACAAGAGACATCAAACTCAGAGCTCAGATGGGCAGCCGAGCTCGCCTGTTTGA